One Rosa chinensis cultivar Old Blush chromosome 5, RchiOBHm-V2, whole genome shotgun sequence genomic region harbors:
- the LOC112165208 gene encoding uncharacterized membrane protein At1g16860, giving the protein MGSRIPSHQLSNGLVVSGPPEQFKERQPTMGSRAVPYTGGDVKKSGELGKMFDIQIGDHPPPLKPSRHSSSSQHNSGSVRSGPNSGQISKKLSGPMTPQLQPTGLITSGQLGSGPLPSGPRRSSGQLGGQLEQTASMNNKKVVYGSAVTALSDDVKVNFRVSKAVVWVFMVVVAMGLLVGGFLMVAVKKWVILVAVALVLVPVGVVIVWNYVWGKRGLLGFVRSYPDAELRGAIDGQFVKVTGVVTCGSIPLESSYQRVPRCVYVSTELCETQGCGSKSTNKKSNHSEKYVADFYISDFQSGLRALVKAGYGAKVAPFVKPATIVDVTKENRDLSPSFLRWLAERNLSSDDRIMRLKEGYIKEGSTVSVMGVVRRHDNVVMIVPPVQPVSTGFQWLRCLLPTYVEGLVLTCDDTQDADVVPV; this is encoded by the exons ATGGGTTCTCGAATCCCATCTCACCAGCTCAGCAACGGGCTGGTGGTGTCGGGTCCGCCCGAGCAGTTCAAGGAGCGGCAGCCGACAATGGGCTCACGCGCCGTCCCTTACACCGGCGGTGACGTCAAGAAATCCGGGGAGCTCGGGAAAATGTTCGACATCCAAATCGGGGATCACCCACCTCCGTTGAAGCCCTCCCGTCATTCCTCTTCCTCGCAGCACAACAGCGGATCGGTCCGATCAGGACCCAATTCGGGTCAGATATCCAAGAAATTGTCCGGGCCCATGACGCCGCAGCTTCAGCCTACTGGGCTCATCACCTCCGGCCAATTGGGCTCGGGCCCGCTCCCCAGCGGGCCCAGGAGGTCGTCGGGACAGCTGGGGGGGCAGCTGGAGCAGACGGCGTCCATGAACAACAAGAAGGTGGTGTACGGGTCGGCGGTGACGGCGCTGAGCGATGACGTGAAGGTGAATTTTCGGGTTTCGAAGGCGGTGGTGTGGGTGTTCATGGTGGTGGTGGCGATGGGTTTGCTGGTGGGAGGGTTTCTGATGGTGGCGGTGAAGAAGTGGGTGATATTGGTGGCGGTGGCGCTGGTTTTGGTGCCCGTGGGGGTGGTGATTGTCTGGAATTACGTCTGGGGGAAGCGAGGGTTGCTAGGTTTCGTGAGGAGTTACCCTGATGCTGAGCTCAGAGGAGCCATAGACGGACAGTTCGTCAAGGTTACAGGG GTTGTTACCTGTGGCAGCATTCCTTTGGAATCATCCTACCAAAGGGTACCTAGGTGCGTGTATGTTTCCACAGAATTATGTGAAACTCAAGGATGCGGTAGCAAGTCCACAAATAAAAAATCTAATCATTCAGAG AAATATGTGGCTGATTTCTACATATCGGACTTCCAATCTGGGCTAAGAGCATTAGTGAAAGCGGGATATGGGGCCAAGGTTGCGCCATTTGTTAAACCAGCCACTATCGTGGATGTGACTAAAGAAAACAGAGACCTATCTCCTAGTTTTTTACGCTGGCTCGCTGAGCGCAACCTCTCTAGTGATGACCGTATAATGCGCCTTAAAGAAGG GTATATTAAAGAAGGAAGTACTGTAAGTGTGATGGGGGTTGTCCGACGCCATGACAATGTTGTCATGATTGTTCCTCCAGTGCAGCCTGTCTCGACAGGCTTTCAATGGTTACGCTGCCTTCTCCCAACGTATGTTGAAGGTCTCGTTCTGACATGTGATGATACTCAGGATGCTGATGTGGTTCCTGTGTAG
- the LOC112165209 gene encoding tropinone reductase-like 3, which yields MEKTTIGKRFVGKVALVTASTQGIGFAIAERLGLEGASVVISSRKQKNVDEAVDQLKAQGIEALGVVCHVSNLQQRKNLIDKTVQKYGKIDVVVSNAAANPSVERILLTQESVLDKLWEINVKASILLLKEAAPHLKKGSSVILISSIAGFQPPASMAMYGVTKTALFGLTKALADEMAPDTRVNCIAPGFVPTNFASYITRTAAVRKELEDKTLLKRLGTTGDMAATAAFLASDDASYITGETLVVAGGMPSRL from the exons ATGGAGAAGACGACGATCGGAAAGAGATTCGTCGGCAAAGTAGCTCTCGTCACCGCTTCTACTCAGGGCATCGGCTTCGCCATCGCCGAGCGACTCGGCCTCGAAGGCGCCTCCGTCGTCATCTCCTCCCGCAAGCAG AAAAACGTGGATGAAGCGGTTGATCAACTTAAGGCGCAAGGAATTGAAGCTTTGGGAGTCGTCTGTCACGTGTCTAATTTGCAGCAAAGGAAGAATCTGATAGACAAGACTGTGCAG AAATATGGAAAGATAGATGTCGTAGTATCAAATGCTGCTGCCAATCCATCAGTTGAGAGGATATTGCTAACCCAAGAGTCTGTTCTTGACAAGCTATGGGAAATAAATGTCAAAGCTTCTATACTTCTTCTAAAG GAAGCAGCTCCTCACTTGAAGAAAGGTTCTTCTGTTATTCTCATATCCTCAATTGCTGGCTTCCAACCACCAGCTTCCATGGCAATGTATGGAGTCACTAAAACAGCCCTCTTTGGGTTAACTAAG GCCCTTGCGGATGAAATGGCCCCAGATACTCGTGTAAATTGTATTGCTCCTGGTTTTGTGCCTACAAACTTTGCTTCATACATCACAAGAACTGCTGCTGTG AGGAAGGAGCTCGAGGACAAGACGCTACTTAAAAGGCTTGGTACAACTGGAGACATGGCTGCTACCGCTGCCTTTTTGGCATCTGATGATGCTTCTTACATTACAGGAGAAACTCTGGTGGTGGCTGGAGGGATGCCGTCAAGGCTCTAG
- the LOC112166805 gene encoding EH domain-containing protein 1: MEIGSGPIGSCSKEQQKIYRDWFNFVDSDGDGRITGNEGAKFFAMSKLSRPELKQVWAIADSKRQGFLGFTEFITAMQLISFAQDHELSPDILKAEVDWENIKPPVIDGVDALIAKTKSSTTNGVALNGNGITPNQPSAERTTSKSVKKLPLNSVTSISDGLKKLYIEKLKPLEAAYRFNDFGNPLLTNSDFDAKPMVMLLGQYSTGKTTFIKHLLRCNYPGAHIGPEPTTDRFVVVMSGPDERSIPGNTIAVHADMPFSGLTSFGGSFLSKFECSQMPHPLLDQITLVDTPGVLSGEKQRTQRSYDFTGVISWFAAKCDLILLLFDPHKLDISDEFKRVIASLRGHDDKIRVVLNKADQVDTQQLMRVYGALMWSLGKVLNTPEVVRVYIGSFNDKPVNEEAVGPMGRELFEMEQGDLLADLVDIPKKACDRRINEFVKRARAAKIHAYIISHLKKEMPAMMGKSKTQKRLMENLEEEFAKVQKEFHLPAGDFPNVELFREVLSNYNIDKFEKVKPKMIQAVDDMLGYEIPELLKNLRNPYD, encoded by the exons ATGGAAATCGGGTCGGGTCCGATCGGGTCGTGCTCGAAAGAGCAGCAGAAGATTTACAGGGACTGGTTCAACTTTGTCGATTCAG ATGGAGATGGAAGGATTACTGGTAACGAAGGCGCGAAGTTCTTCGCCATGTCCAAGCTTTCTAGGCCCGAACTCAAGCAG GTTTGGGCGATTGCCGATTCGAAACGACAGGGTTTTTTAGGGTTTACTGAGTTCATCACAGCAATGCAG CTGATTTCCTTTGCGCAAGATCATGAATTAAGTCCAGACATCCTCAAAGCTGAAG TTGACTGGGAGAACATTAAACCTCCAGTGATCGATGGTGTGGATGCTTTAATAGCT AAAACTAAGAGTTCTACGACAAATGGAGTTGCCCTGAATG GAAATGGAATCACTCCCAATCAACCATCAGCTGAACGGACTACTTCAAAATCAGTGAAGAAA CTACCTCTCAATTCAGTTACATCTATAAGTGATGGCTTGAAGAAATTGTACATTGAAAAACTAAAACCACTGGAAGCTGCATATCGTTTCAATGATTTTGGTAATCCATTACTG ACTAACAGTGATTTTGATGCCAAGCCTATGGTCATGCTTTTGGGTCAGTATTCAACTGGAAAAACAACATTTATAAAGCATTTGTTAAGATGTAACTATCCAG GAGCTCATATTGGGCCAGAGCCTACAACCGATAGATTTGTTGTTGTGATG TCTGGACCTGATGAAAGGAGCATTCCTGGAAATACCATAGCTGTTCATGCAGACATGCCTTTTAGCGGTCTAACAAGTTTTGGAGGttcatttctgtcaaaatttgaGTGTTCCCAAATGCCTCATCCA TTGCTAGATCAAATTACACTTGTAGACACTCCTGGGGTTCTATCTGGAGAAAAGCAACGAACGCAAAGGAGTTATGATTTCACTGGTGTCATATCGTGGTTTGCTGCAAAATGTGATCTCATCCTTCTTCTTTTCGACCCTCATAAGCTTGATATCAGTGATGAATTTAAGCGTGTAATTGCATCTCTACGTGGGCATGATGATAAGATTCGAGTGGTTCTAAACAAAGCAGATCAAGTTGATACTCAACAA CTGATGAGAGTTTATGGGGCATTAATGTGGTCACTTGGAAAGGTTTTGAATACTCCAGAGGTTGTGCGTGTTTATATTGG CTCATTTAATGATAAACCTGTCAATGAAGAAGCTGTCGGCCCCATGGGTAGAGAGCTTTTTGAAATGGAACAAGGTGACCTCCTGGCTGACCTGGTTGATATACCAAAGAAAGCTTGTGATCGCCGG ATCAATGAATTTGTGAAACGTGCTAGAGCTGCAAAGATTCATGCCTACATAATTAGCCATCTTAAGAAAGAGATGCCTGCAATGATGGGCAAATCTAAGACTCAGAAGCGACTCATGGAAAATCTTGAAGAAGAGTTCGCGAAG GTTCAGAAAGAGTTTCATTTACCAGCAGGCGACTTTCCAAATGTTGAACTATTTCGAGAGGTCTTGAGCAATTACAACATCGACAAATTTGAGAAAGTGAAGCCTAAGATGATCCAAGCTGTAGATGACATGCTTGGATACGAAATCCCGGAGCTCTTGAAGAATCTCAGAAACCCCTATGATTAA
- the LOC112168276 gene encoding 60S acidic ribosomal protein P2B isoform X1 — protein MKVVAAYMLAVLGGNASPSADDLKKILGSVGAEADDDRIELMLSQVKGKCITELVACGREKMASVPSSGDAVDVATIATGDVAPSVEHKEEKVEEDEESDNEIFTLFDDEV, from the exons ATGAAGGTGGTTGCTGCTTATATGCTGGCTGTTTTGGGAGGGAACGCCAGTCCCTCTGCGGATGATTTGAAGAAAATTCTTGGATCAG TTGGAGCTGAGGCTGATGACGATAGGATTGAGTTGATGTTGTCCCAAGTTAAAGGTAAGTGTATCACCGAGCTAGTTGCATGCGGAAGAGAGAAGATGGCATCTGTTCCTTCTAGTGGCGATGCAGTTGATGTTGCCACAATTGCAACAGGTGACGTTGCTCCTTCTGTTGAGCACAAGGAAGAGAAGGTTGAAGAGGATGAAGAGTCCGATAAT GAAATTTTCACCCTCTTTGACGATGAAGTATGA
- the LOC112168276 gene encoding 60S acidic ribosomal protein P2B isoform X2, whose protein sequence is MKVVAAYMLAVLGGNASPSADDLKKILGSVGAEADDDRIELMLSQVKGKCITELVACGREKMASVPSSGDAVDVATIATGDVAPSVEHKEEKEIFTLFDDEV, encoded by the exons ATGAAGGTGGTTGCTGCTTATATGCTGGCTGTTTTGGGAGGGAACGCCAGTCCCTCTGCGGATGATTTGAAGAAAATTCTTGGATCAG TTGGAGCTGAGGCTGATGACGATAGGATTGAGTTGATGTTGTCCCAAGTTAAAGGTAAGTGTATCACCGAGCTAGTTGCATGCGGAAGAGAGAAGATGGCATCTGTTCCTTCTAGTGGCGATGCAGTTGATGTTGCCACAATTGCAACAGGTGACGTTGCTCCTTCTGTTGAGCACAAGGAAGAGAAG GAAATTTTCACCCTCTTTGACGATGAAGTATGA
- the LOC112168396 gene encoding RPM1-interacting protein 4-like, producing MSTSDEQKRSHVPKFGDWNNKGGNVPYTAVFDKARKGKLKDGVKIMNPNDPEENPEAFTTIDEKEKVKEGAVKIKLPIVAEESRDSSESESIAPQLSYISRASLSHRRRRSDESELSVYSEKMSFERNNSSLILQQRRQQRLREKSEKKKSTDSSSKRTGSTEHHRKHSSITDIDMIPIPKFGDWDESDPKAGEDYTYKFNKVKDEKKNISEMFSAALSSGRNNGVNTNNHEKSFSISKICCFHLFPRGRA from the exons ATGAGTACCTCTGATGAGCAGAAAAGATCTCATGTCCCGAAATTCGGCGATTGGAACAACAAGGGCGGCAATGTACCATACACCGCCGTTTTTGACAAGGCCCGCAAGGGTAAATTGAAAGATGGAGTGAAGATCATGAATCCAAATGATCCGGAGGAAAATCCAGAAGCTTTCACCACCATCGACGAGAAAGAGAAAGTGAAAGAAGGGGCGGTGAAGATCAAACTCCCTATCGTTGCTGAAGAGAGTCGAGACTCCTCAGAATCTGAATCCATTGCGCCACAGTTGTCATATATTAGTCGTGCTAGTTTGAGTCACCGCCGCCGCAGGAGTGACGAATCGGAGCTATCTGTCTATAGTGAAAAGATGAGTTTCGAGCGTAATAATTCATCACTTATACTGCAGCAACGGAGACAACAACGGTTGCGGGAGAAatctgagaaaaagaaaagtacgGATTCATCTTCAAAAAGAACTGGTTCAACTGAACATCATCGCAAACATTCTAGTATTACTGATATTGACATGATT CCAATACCAAAATTTGGGGATTGGGATGAGAGCGACCCAAAAGCTGGCGAAGATTATACATACAAATTCAACAAAGTGAAAGATGAAAAGAAGAATATATCTGAAATGTTCTCAGCTGCTTTGTCGTCAGGACGAAACAATGGTGTTAATACCAATAATCATGAAAAATCTTTTTCCATATCGAAG ATTTGCTGCTTTCATCTATTTCCAAGAGGAAGGGCATGA